The Streptomyces sp. NBC_00569 genomic sequence GGCCAGGCCCGGCCGGTACGGGAGGGCGAACAGGGAGGTCAGGAGCGCGTCCCGGCCGAGGAGTGTGAGGAACCAGGGGACGCCGGCGCCCGGCACGCTGAGCCGCTCGCCGTCCGGGCCGGTGGCCGGCACCTGGAGCACGGCCAGGTCGGCCAGGCCCCTCGTGCAGGCCGCGGCGAGACCGGGCCAGGCGGCGGGCAGTGTGATGTCCCGCGTGAAATCCTCGGTGCGCGCGGCGAGTTCGGCCGCCGCGTCGGCGGGGGACGCGGGGACCGGGGTGCCGGGGGCGCCGTGCGGACGGGCCGCGACGCGCAGGCTCAGGTCGGCCGTGCCGTGCCCGGCCAGTTCGAGGGCCCAGACGAGTCGGCGGGCGCCGGTGCCGGTCTCCTCGACGGCGTCGGGCGCGGGTTCTGCGGTCACCGTGGTCGACGAGCGCCACTCGCCCCGCCGGTACCCGAAGCGGACGCCGTCCTCCAGCGCCGACCGGGAGCGGACGGCGCCCGTCTTCGTGTAGGTGCGGTGGTCGGCGCGCAGCTCGAACTGGTCGGTGAAGTCGGCGTCGACGGTCAGCGCGAGTCGTACCGTCGTCGGCGCCGCGCGATTGGAGACGACCCGCAGGGTTTCTACGAACGCGCTGTCCGCCACGGCCTGTTCGCGGAAGAGCGTGTATGCGGGCGGCTCCAGGCGGCCGCCGCGCGGCACGAGCACACAGTGCGCCACGCCCTCACCGGCGCCGGTCCGCCCGGCCTTGTCCCCGCCCGGCGGTCCGGCGGGTGTGAGTACCTCGGGCGCGGCGCCGTCCGCGGTGAGCTGCCAGCGGCTGAGGTGCCGGCCGTCGCGCACGAACAGGCCGTCGGGCGAGCCGGATCCGCGTACGCCGCTGATGTCGCCGCTCGGGCCGATCGCCGCGAACGTGGCTCCCCGCACGAGCAGTTGATGCTGTCGGTCCGTCATCCCCAGGTCCCTCCCTCGTGCCGCTCCCGCGGCTCCTGCAGCAGATCCAGGGCGAGCGCGGCGCTCCAGGCGAAGCCGCGCGCGCCGCAGCCGTGTCCCGTGTACGGATCCACGTATTCGGCGAAGGCCGTGTCGAGCGCAGTGCCGAGCAGCGCCGTGCGCAGGCGTTCGGCCTCCGCGTGCTCGCCGTGGAGGCGCAGGCCGCGCTCGATGAGCCAGTTCGTGTTGAACCAGGCCGGTCCGCGCCAGTAGCGGTGGGGGTCGAAGGCCGGTCCCGTCAGGTCGTAGCTCGGCACGAGCCGCACCGCCGTGCCGAGGCCGAAGCGGGGGCCGCGGGCGGTGCGCAGCAGGCCGGCGGTCACGTGCCGGGGGAGCGTCGGCAGGATGAGCGGGATCAGACCGGAGACGCCGTACTCCGGGATCAGGGCCGGGGGTGACATCGGCCCCGTGGCCGCGCGGGAGGTGTCGTGTCCCGGTGCGCGGGAGGTGTGGTGGCTGTCGGTCGCGCGCAGGTCGCGGCAGAAGAACATGCCCGTCGCCGGGTCCCACAGGCGCTCGACCAGCGCTGCCGTGAGGCGTTCGGCGCGGGCGTGGCGGGCCGTGCCCGTGGCGCCGAGTTCGCAGGCGATACGGGCGAGGGCGTGCTCGGAGGCGATAAGGAGGGCGTTGAAGGAGGGGTCCTCGACGGCGAACTCGCCCGGCCCGTCGGCGTATTGACTGTCCCGGTAGTCAGTCGCGAGGCGCACGTACCGTCCGTAGTCGAGGTCGGTGGGCCGGTCGTCGGGAGTGCCGTGCTCCAGGTCGGCGCGGCGGAACGCGCGCGCGGGGGCCGGGGCGATCCGGCTCAGCGGGGCGTCCCAGCAGGGGCTGTTGTCCATGCCCTGCTCCCAGGGGTGGATCACCGAGGCGAGGCCGCCGCCGCCCAGGTCCCTGCGGTGCAGGAGATAGCGGTGCCAGGCCGCGAGCTTCGGATGGATGCGGGCCAGGAACGAGCGGGACCGGGACAGCCCGGGGTCGGCGCGGTGCACGAGCCACGCGGCAAGCGCGTGCACCGGCGGCTGCACGATGCCGGAGGTCTGCACGGCGCGCGGCGCACCGGCCGCCCGGCCCGAAGTGGAGGAGCGCCAGAAGTCGGGGCTGGGAAAGTAGGCGTCGAGAGGGACGGAGGGGTTGAACACGATGTGCGGCACCCGGCCGTCGCCCCACTGGGCGGCGAACAGCGTCTCCAGCTCCAACTGGGCGCGCAGCGGCGCAACATGGCGTGACCCGATGGCCACGAACGCGGAGTCCCATGACCACTGGTGCGGATAGAGGGTGCGGGAGGGGACCGTGGACGTGCCCGTCCAGTTCGTCTCCAGCACCCGCGCGGCCCGTTCGTGCAGCGCGGCCCGCTCGCGCGGGGGAGCGGCGGCGGCATCGCAGGCGCGGCGCGGAGCCGCACCGGTCCGCCGGGTTGTGCGGTCCACACGAACTCCCACGGTCTGTCAGTTAAGCCGTATCCAGAATAGAGTTACGTCTACTTAACCAGCAAAACCAAATATGTAACGCGCAGTTGACGAACGCAAGGGGTGCGCATGGCCGGGGACCGGACGAGAGAGCGGCCGCGGAGCCAGACGAGCGCCGGGGACCTGCTCCACCTCGTGCGCAGTGGCCGGGCGATCACGCGCGGCGCGCTCCAGGAGGCCACCGGGCTCTCCAGGGCCACCGTCGGCCAGCGGCTCGACCGGCTCTTCCGGGCGGGCTGGCTGCGTGAGGGCGCGGGCGGTCCCGCAGGGTCGCCGACGGGCGGGCGGCCCTCGCTGCGCCTGGAGTTCGACGACGCCCACGCGGTCGTCCTCGCCGCCTCCCTCGACACCCGGCACGCGCGCGCCGCCGTCCTCACGCTCACCGGCGAGCTGCTCGCCGAGCGCTCCGGCGCCCTCTCCGTCGACGAGGGGCCGGAGCAGGTGCTCGGCGCGCTCGGCGGCTGGTTCGCCGGGCTCCTGAAGGAGGCGGGCCGGAGCGCGGACGCGGTGTGCGGCATCGGGCTCGGGGTGCCGGGTCCCGTCGACACCGCCACGGGCCGCGTCGTGCAGCCGCCGATCATGCCGGGCTGGGACGGCTACGACATCAGGGGCCGCCTGGGCCGCGCCTTCGCCGAGCGGACGGGTGAGGGTGACGGGGGTGGCTCAGGTGACGCGGCCGGCGTCCCGGTTCTCGTCGACAACGACGCCAACCTGATGGCCTACGGCGAGCAGCGCACCGGTCACCCGGACTGCGCGGCCTTCGCCCTCGTCAAGGTGTCCACCGGCATCGGCGCGGGCGTCGTCGTCGGTGGCCAGATCTACCGGGGCATCGACGGGGGAGCGGGCGACATAGGGCATGTCCGGGTGCCCGAGGGTGCGGGCACGCTGTGTCGGTGCGGCTCGTACGGGTGTCTGGCGGCCGTGGCCAGCGGGCGTGCCCTCGCGCGGCGGCTCACGGAGGCCGGGGTCCCGGCGGAGTCGGGATCGGACGTGCGGGAGCTGCTCGCCGAGGGGCACCCCGAAGCGGTGCGTCTGGCACGGGAGGCCGGACGCAGTGTGGGTGAGGTTCTGGCGACGGTGGTGACGCTGCTCAACCCGGGGGTCCTGATGATCGCGGGGGATCTGGCCGGAACCCCCTTCCTCACGGGCGTACGTGAACTGCTCTATCAGCGGGCCCTGCCGCGCTCCACCGCTCATCTGGACGTGGTCACCGCGCGACTGGGTGAGCGGTCTGCCCTGGTCGGGGCGGGTGCGCTCGTGGTGGAGCACCTCTACGCGCCGGACCGGGCGGAGGAACGGCTCGCTGCGCTCGGCCTGTGAACGCCCGCATTCCGTCCGGATGCTGACATCGCGAGGTCCGGAAACGGCGTGATTCTCGCCACCCCTGATAGGGGTCGCGCTCAGATGAGCATGTTGAGGCCGGTTGTACATTTCTAAGGCATGGCACTGAGTGCCACCGCTCGATCATTTATGACTTGAACTCACATGAGTGATGAGTGCGCTCATCTGAGCGATATCGGGGCTCTATGGGGGTTGAGCGTTCAAGAAATGAAGACAAGACCCCGAGCGTCGCTATCTCTTAGTTACTTTCGATCTAGCGGCGGACGGGTGGTTACGGCCGTATGACGCACAAGTGGACGTACCCAGATGCCTTCGATCTGGGTATGTTCCTCGCCGTCAGGGCAGCCACCGAGTCATCGAGGAGTCGAGACCCGTGTCGGAAAACAAAGATCCCCACGTAGTGAAGTTCGTTTACGACTTCACCGAGGGAAACAAGGACCTCAAGGACCTCCTGGGCGGGAAGGGCGCGAACCTCGCCGAGATGACCAATCTCGGCCTGCCGGTTCCTCCCGGGTTCGTCATCACCACGGAGGCTTGCAAGGTCTACCTCGACAGTGGCGATGAGCCGGTGGCACTGCGTGACGAGGTGAGTGCGCACCTCGACGCCCTCGAGCAGAAGATGGGCAAGAAGCTCGGCCAGGCCGACAACCCCCTTCTGGTGTCGGTCCGTTCGGGCGCGAAGTTCTCCATGCCCGGCATGATGGACACCGTCCTCAACATCGGACTCTCCGACAAGTCCGTCCTCGGCCTGGTCAAGCAGTCCGGCGACGAGCGGTTCGCCTGGGACTCCTACCGGCGCCTCATCCAGATGTTCGGCAAGACCGTCCTGGACGTCGACGGAGAGCTCTTCGAGGACGCCCTCGACAAGGCCAAGGCCGCCAAGAAGGTCACGGTCGACACCGACCTCGACGCCTCCGACCTCAAGAAGCTGGTCACCCGCTTCAAGAAGATCGTGAAGACCGAGGCCGGCCGGGACTTCCCGCAGGACCCGCGCGAGCAGATGGACCTCGCCATCCACGCGGTCTTCGACTCCTGGAACACCGACCGCGCCAAGCTCTACCGCCGTCAGGAGCGCATCCCCGGCAACCTCGGCACCGCGGTCAACATCTGTTCCATGGTCTTCGGCAACCTCGGCCCCGACTCCGGCACCGGCGTCGCCTTCACCCGCGACCCCGCCTCCGGCCACCAGGGCGTGTACGGCGACTACCTCCAGAACGCGCAGGGCGAGGACGTCGTCGCGGGTATCCGCAACACCGTGCCGCTCGCCGAGCTCGAGTCGATCGACAAGAAGTCGTACGACCAGCTCATGCAGATCATGGAGACGCTCGAGACCCACTACCGGGATCTCTGCGACATCGAGTTCACGATCGAGCGCGGCCAGCTGTGGATGCTGCAGACCCGCGTCGGCAAGCGCACCGCCGGTGCCGCCTTCCGCATCGCGACGCAGCTCGTCGACCAGGGCCTCATCGACGAGGCGGAGGCGCTCCAGCGCGTCACGGGCGCCCAGCTCGCGCAGCTGATGTTCCCGCGCTTCGACGAGAACGCGAAGGTCGAGAAGATCGGCCGCGGCATCGCCGCCTCGCCGGGCGCCGCGGTCGGCAAGGCCGTCTTCGACTCGTACACCGCCGTCAAGTGGTCGCGTTCGGGCGAGAAGGTCATCCTGATCCGCCGCGAGACCAACCCCGACGACCTCGACGGCATGATCGCCGCCGAGGGCATCCTCACCTCGCGCGGCGGCAAGACGTCGCACGCCGCCGTCGTCGCCCGCGGCATGGGCAAGACCTGTGTCTGCGGCGCCGAGGACCTCGAGGTCGACACCAAGCGCCGTCGGATGACGGTCGGTGGGCAGGTCATCGAGGAAGGCGACATCGTCTCCATCGACGGCTCGACCGGCAAGGTCTACCTCGGTGAGGTGCCGGTCGTACCGTCCCCGGTCGTCGAGTACTTCGAGGGCCGCATGCACGCCGGCGCCGACGACGCCGACGAGCTCGTCGGCGCCGTGCACCGGATCATGGCGTACGCGGACCGCGTCCGCCGGCTGCGGGTGCGCGCCAACGCGGACAACGCCGAGGACGCGCTGCGCGCCCGCCGCTTCGGCGCGCAGGGCATCGGCCTGTGCCGCACCGAGCACATGTTCCTCGGCGAGCGCCGCGAGATGGTCGAGCACCTGATCCTCGCCGACACGGAGACGGAGCGCGAGGAGGCCCTCAAGGAGCTCCTTCCGCTCCAGAAGAAGGACTTCGTCGAGCTGTTCGAGGCGATGGACGGGCTCCCGGTGACGGTGCGCCTGCTCGACCCGCCGCTGCACGAGTTCCTGCCCGACATCACCGAGCTGTCGGTGCGCGTCGCGCTCGCCGAGTCCCGTCAGGACTCCAACGAGAACGACCTGCGCCTCCTGCAGGCCGTGCACCGCCTGCACGAGCAGAACCCGATGCTGGGCCTGCGCGGTGTCCGTCTCGGCCTCGTGATCCCGGGCCTGTTCGCCATGCAGGTACGGGCCATCGCCGAGGCCGCCGCGGAGCGCAAGAACGCCAAGGGCGACCCGCGCGCCGAGATCATGATTCCGCTCGTCGGCACCGTCCAGGAGCTGGAGATCGTCCGCGAGGAGGCCGAGCAGGTCATCGCGGAGGTGCAGGAGCAGACCGGCGTCGAGCTGAAGCTGGCGCTCGGCACGATGATCGAGCTGCCGCGCGCCGCGCTGACGGCCGGGCAGATCGCCGAGGCCGCGGAGTTCTTCTCCTTCGGCACGAACGACCTGACGCAGACCGTCTGGGGCTTCTCCCGCGACGACGTGGAGGCCTCGTTCTTCACGGCGTACCTGGAGAAGGGCATCTTCGGGGTCTCGCCGTTCGAGACCATCGACAAGGACGGCGTCGGCAGTCTCGTGCGCAACGCCGTGGAGGCCGGCCGCGCCACGCGGCCCGACCTCAAGCTCGGCGTCTGCGGCGAGCACGGCGGTGACCCGGAGTCGGTCCACTTCTTCCACGAGGTAGGCCTGGACTACGTCTCCTGCTCGCCGTTCCGTATCCCGGTCGCCCGCCTCGAGGCCGGCCGCGCCGCGTCGACGTCGACGGGCAGCGACCACCGGTAGGAACCGGTCCGCAAAACTCCGGAGCCGTTGTCTGGGTGCCCGACCCTCACGAAAGGCGGCGGCTCCGGTGCACCGAAGGAGAGGGCGGTACCCCTTGTGCGGGGGGTACCGCCCTTTCGTGTGCCCGGAGGCGGGCCCTCTTGGGGGTTCTGTGATGTCCGTTCCCTTGTGAGGCCCGGGAGGCAAGTGGTGTAGTCCATTTCATGCCTCTGAGTAACGGTACGGCTTCACCGCGTCTGTCACGCCGCTCGTTCGTCACCGCCCTCGCGGTGACCTCG encodes the following:
- a CDS encoding MGH1-like glycoside hydrolase domain-containing protein, producing the protein MDRTTRRTGAAPRRACDAAAAPPRERAALHERAARVLETNWTGTSTVPSRTLYPHQWSWDSAFVAIGSRHVAPLRAQLELETLFAAQWGDGRVPHIVFNPSVPLDAYFPSPDFWRSSTSGRAAGAPRAVQTSGIVQPPVHALAAWLVHRADPGLSRSRSFLARIHPKLAAWHRYLLHRRDLGGGGLASVIHPWEQGMDNSPCWDAPLSRIAPAPARAFRRADLEHGTPDDRPTDLDYGRYVRLATDYRDSQYADGPGEFAVEDPSFNALLIASEHALARIACELGATGTARHARAERLTAALVERLWDPATGMFFCRDLRATDSHHTSRAPGHDTSRAATGPMSPPALIPEYGVSGLIPLILPTLPRHVTAGLLRTARGPRFGLGTAVRLVPSYDLTGPAFDPHRYWRGPAWFNTNWLIERGLRLHGEHAEAERLRTALLGTALDTAFAEYVDPYTGHGCGARGFAWSAALALDLLQEPRERHEGGTWG
- a CDS encoding ROK family transcriptional regulator encodes the protein MAGDRTRERPRSQTSAGDLLHLVRSGRAITRGALQEATGLSRATVGQRLDRLFRAGWLREGAGGPAGSPTGGRPSLRLEFDDAHAVVLAASLDTRHARAAVLTLTGELLAERSGALSVDEGPEQVLGALGGWFAGLLKEAGRSADAVCGIGLGVPGPVDTATGRVVQPPIMPGWDGYDIRGRLGRAFAERTGEGDGGGSGDAAGVPVLVDNDANLMAYGEQRTGHPDCAAFALVKVSTGIGAGVVVGGQIYRGIDGGAGDIGHVRVPEGAGTLCRCGSYGCLAAVASGRALARRLTEAGVPAESGSDVRELLAEGHPEAVRLAREAGRSVGEVLATVVTLLNPGVLMIAGDLAGTPFLTGVRELLYQRALPRSTAHLDVVTARLGERSALVGAGALVVEHLYAPDRAEERLAALGL
- the ppdK gene encoding pyruvate, phosphate dikinase; the protein is MSENKDPHVVKFVYDFTEGNKDLKDLLGGKGANLAEMTNLGLPVPPGFVITTEACKVYLDSGDEPVALRDEVSAHLDALEQKMGKKLGQADNPLLVSVRSGAKFSMPGMMDTVLNIGLSDKSVLGLVKQSGDERFAWDSYRRLIQMFGKTVLDVDGELFEDALDKAKAAKKVTVDTDLDASDLKKLVTRFKKIVKTEAGRDFPQDPREQMDLAIHAVFDSWNTDRAKLYRRQERIPGNLGTAVNICSMVFGNLGPDSGTGVAFTRDPASGHQGVYGDYLQNAQGEDVVAGIRNTVPLAELESIDKKSYDQLMQIMETLETHYRDLCDIEFTIERGQLWMLQTRVGKRTAGAAFRIATQLVDQGLIDEAEALQRVTGAQLAQLMFPRFDENAKVEKIGRGIAASPGAAVGKAVFDSYTAVKWSRSGEKVILIRRETNPDDLDGMIAAEGILTSRGGKTSHAAVVARGMGKTCVCGAEDLEVDTKRRRMTVGGQVIEEGDIVSIDGSTGKVYLGEVPVVPSPVVEYFEGRMHAGADDADELVGAVHRIMAYADRVRRLRVRANADNAEDALRARRFGAQGIGLCRTEHMFLGERREMVEHLILADTETEREEALKELLPLQKKDFVELFEAMDGLPVTVRLLDPPLHEFLPDITELSVRVALAESRQDSNENDLRLLQAVHRLHEQNPMLGLRGVRLGLVIPGLFAMQVRAIAEAAAERKNAKGDPRAEIMIPLVGTVQELEIVREEAEQVIAEVQEQTGVELKLALGTMIELPRAALTAGQIAEAAEFFSFGTNDLTQTVWGFSRDDVEASFFTAYLEKGIFGVSPFETIDKDGVGSLVRNAVEAGRATRPDLKLGVCGEHGGDPESVHFFHEVGLDYVSCSPFRIPVARLEAGRAASTSTGSDHR